A window of Quercus robur chromosome 12, dhQueRobu3.1, whole genome shotgun sequence genomic DNA:
atgataaatttaatcatttaagcATATATTGATGCTAAAGTTGTTAGAGGTTGTTaacttattttagttttataaatagcTAAACTCTCTTTGTAATGTATACGCAGTTTATAATACAATTTCCATTTTATTGGAATCTCATAGTTTCTCTCTAgaatcacttttcttttcaagtttttgGGAAGCTTACtgttatttttgtatttctaCAGTTCTAGGTTGGTTGAGAAATTCTTATCTCCAAGAAAATCACCCTTTGGCAATATCAATTAAAATACCATGCTGAGGAAAGTTTGAATGGGACTTTTGTAACTAAAGAATCACAGTACTTAAACTTGTGATGATTTATAAAACAACTATGGCTGGgctgtgaaattttttgtcacGGGTCTAATTGAACTCAACTTTGGGTCTGGAAACGTCTATAGTTCAGCCTTACAGAAATAGCTCTCACTTGAAGATTTTGGGCTGAACAACTTGTTTCAATAAACAACTCACTTCTTACcctaaccttaaaaaaaaaaaaaaaaaaaaaaaaatctaattgatACACAATTCTAATAGTGTTTTATATGGTTTTCTAAAATGCATTGCCGaagaatttttaaaatcattgcTGCAAAACAACAAATTTTGCTTCAGTTTTTTCACACTTGACTCTCAAAAAGCAACTTCCAAGTTTTGAAGCTCATCAGGTTCATGCAACATAAAGACCACTGAGGTGTTCTACTGTCTGTAGAAGAATATTAAATATTGTTGTCAACAAGCAAACTGATTTGATATATCCAAGTTGGGAGGAAAATACAGAAGGTAAAACTGCAGTTTTTGAGCTACTAGCTCATTAGAATACATCTATacaaacttaaattattttcaaaatgatgATTGTTCTTTTGATTTCATACCGGAAGTAGATAGAAGTCAGATATTTTTAATTACTGTTAAAAATCGTTAATGTTGAATATTATCTTTATAGTTTTGACTTAAGAAGTATGtggcttttgttttgttttgttttgtttttttttttttttttttttttttaatattttttttagagaagatAGAGTACGTGGTTAACTTATTAAATTTAGCATATCCcaatattttaaacttttggaCGATCAGTAATTTAAAATGGTAGCCTAGCCTATTAGattatgtggttaaatgattaaatttatcatattaaatttttttttttccatgtgttGGGCCTCaccaattaaattatgttagggaTCGACCTACACTAGGGCAGAAGGGGGCCAttgcaccccccccccccccccccccccacacataaaaaaaaaaaactagtataaaaaaattaagatttcccttttatatatatatatatatatatatttgagtctcctcctctaaaatatttaaatattgacctacaagaaaataaataaaattcatgcccctttaacaacaaaaacaaaataaaaaaaataaatatggactaaacaaaaatcgcgcacaaaataagaaacacttattttgtatgttatattttgttgatgtgttttataatatgaaatgtttaagaaatacttattttgtatgtagtattttgttgaatatgaaatagatgttagtttttattttcataaatttttttttggttttaagctttGGCCCCCCCTAGGTATGAATCCTGGTTTCGTCCTTGAattatgtggttaaatgattaaatttaccatattaaaattttgggacaaaatttaaaatttgagattttgaaatGGAAGGtgtggggtcagagaatttatggcccaggcccactctacattaTGGCCtaaggcctaagccgaggagagccattgccgaggacgcataatgaaatCCCAAAAGGAGCATAAggatattgccgaggacgacctcataCTCAGCACCTCacaaaatgcctgaagaaaggggcaaactCAATATAGGGGCAGGataagggaaaaagctgccaacatcataatacaaaaccctgtatctgacaagcccatactctaaactatgccctttaactttcccagcGACCCCTAatcactctaggtatgggttgacaggacaggtctgcacctcagaaagtaaaacttacacgtggaccctaaaagAGGAAatgaacactagtataaaagcgaaagaaagtgaagaagaaagggagAGGCCCCCGGGAGGAGGAAAAATCCTGCGATaggagagaaaaagggaagggTACAATGCTCCTCGGACACTGTTCAAGGACTTAAACCCTGCAACCTACACTAATGGgaggcttagctagtcaagccaagttCTCCCATAGAGAAGTTTCCACAGAAATCCCATTCAAACCGCTAACCTATGACTAAGgtcctgcctttcaagcccactctctacaaatcatattgttagggcccTTTACTTACGAACCCAACGTCATTCTtaggccgttaaataatcgtgtccccaCAATTGGCGCCATTTGTGGGAAGGgttgcgcgttggcgcaggtggcgATGGAGTTGAGCCTCTGTCAAGCAAAGGTCTGCGAGGGTTCCTCCATTTCCAGCGACATGCTGTTGTTGTCCCAACATAAATTTCCACTAGGAGCTATGCCTCGCAGTGCCAAGGGCACGGgcaattctaggggcttccaacatcaagctaacTCCCCCCACCTTGATCAAGGGGCTAACCTTtggaaaataaatcaataaataaaaaactacaagttttggacagaaccaagaccttgtatggtcctcggactcaagcctctggggaacccaactacttagaagaaaaactacaagttttggacagaaccaaagccttgtatggtcctcggactcaagcctctggggaaaccaactacttagaagaaaaattataagttttggacagaaccaaggccttgtatggtcctcggactcaagcctctggggaaaccaactacttagaagaaaaattataagttttggacagaaccaaggccttgtatggtcctcggactcaagcctctggggaaaccaactacttagaagaaaaactacaagtcttggacagaaccaaggccttgtatggtcctcggactcaagcctctagggaaaccaactacttagaagaaaaactacaagttttggacagaaccaaggccttgtatggtcctcggactcaagcctctagggaaaccaactacttagaagaaaaattacaagttttggacagaaccaaggccttgtatggtcctcggactcaagcctctggggaaaccaactacttagaagaaaaactacaagttttggatagaaccaaggtcttgtatggtcctcggactcaagcctctggggaaaccaactacttagaagaaaaactacaagttttggacagaaccaaggccttatatggttcttggactcaagcctctggggaaaccaactacttagaagagacaATACGGGGTTTGGACACAACCTGGACGTTATATGGTCCTTAGAATCTACCCCAAAGAAGAGTTCCCCATTGATAGTTGGGTTAATCCCTAGAGTGAATGGAATCCCTAGTCTACCCTTGGATCCTCAATACCAAGGGAACTGATGCGACAGTTATAGGGTCAGATGTTGTCAAAAACACGGTCAAAGTCCCTCACTGCTCGGCTACCCTCTCGGACggattatttagagtttatcgttctcggacggcCGCCTCGCATGCATTATGAAGCACTCagccgttatctcggttagtttcatCAGTTTAATCTACtgggaattatcattattatactTGATAATGTCGATAAGTTCAAAATTGGTAGGATTCTGTTTCAAGGTTTTTCCTGCTCTAAGcatcattaaaggaaaatacacatgtaatatcccattcacaaagtagttgttacagaaaagaaaagtatttaagAGAAAGCAAATCCATTTCTTATTAAGACAAAAaaacagtacagcgtacaatgaaagagcttaaataagctcatactgaaactaactacataagcgaaaagaaTAGATACAAGGGAGTGaagaaaaagccgaagaagaggtgcagagaaGAGACGTGCCGCCGTCCCAAAATTTTGTCTAAGaaaaccattcctcaatacttttacatgcctataactcaggcagcaaaagagccCAACTTGGGGtttgcaccgttgaagaaaaggtgcagagagcccGACTTCGGGCTAGCActgttgaagaaaaggtgcagggagtccaacttgaggccagcaccgttgaagaaaaggtgcagggagccggaagttaaTGAGCCTCCACGTAACCACGCCTGCGATAGAGCAGACgacgctgatggcggaaaaccttaCTCCTTacgcaccaagaatctggtgcgaccagtacctgcttcgaATTTTGGCTGAAAGAGGGAGGAATACCATTTCCCCCTTGTCAAGACGGAAGATTatcttgaatctgtgcctcccctgtcCAGACCACGCCACCTTGAGTATCGGAAGGAcccggcgcctctgtggcggatgTAGTTCCTTTACCCCTGTCCGTGTctcaaacatattgcacaaAGGGTGGATAGCACTGAATATGAAAACTGTGATTATAGCTGAAGGATTATGATTTTGAAGAGAGCCGAAGGGTTTGTATGTAAGGAGAATAACCtcctatcctacttatataaaaggtaaggtggtggcattcAATTTGTGTAGCTTCCCAAGGAATGCTACGGACAAGGCAAAtttggctcaatttccaacaccATTCGCAATCGTAGGATCTGAAGATCCTCGTGAAGGCACGCCTCGAGTATTGAAGCGTCAAAGGACTCCGCGTGAGTGGATAAAGGAATGCCTCTTAATTTGGCACGTCTCTCGTGTAaatggaaaaacacaaatattaataGAGAACAGAATTTGAGCGAGCCATGATGTAGGCccaacattaccaaaaccctcctcaccaactaaaaagtcgggcagcaggattttgaggggctattgtggggccagagaattcatAGCCTAGGCCCACTCTACATTATGGCCTAAGGCCTAAgtcgaggagagccattgccgaggaagCATAATGAAATCCCAAAAGGAGCATAAggatattgccgaggacgacctcatgctcagcacctcacaaaatgcctgaagaaaggggcaaactCAGTATAGGGGCAGGataagggaaaaagctgccaacatcataatacaaaaccctgtatctgacaagcccatactctaaaccatgccctttaactttcccagcGACCcctaaccactctaggtatgggttgacaggacaggtctgcaccccagaaagtaaaacttacatGTGGACTCTAAAAGAGGAAaggaacactagtataaaagggaaagaaagtgAAGGAGAAAGGGAGAGGCCCCCGGGAGGAGGAAAAATCCTGCGATAGGGGAGAAAAAGGGAAGGGTACAATGCTCCTCGGATACTGTCCGAGGACTTAAACCCTGCAACCTACACTAATGGgaggcttagctagtcaagccaagtcctCCCATAGAGAAGTTTCCACAGAAATCCCATTCAAACCGCTAACCTGTGACTAAGgtcctgcctttcaagcccactctctacaaatcatattgttagggccctttacttacgagcccaacgtcattcttgggccgttaaataatcgtgtccctacagaaagaaatatgaaaaagaaaagagaatgtGACTAGAATatactaaattaaattatttgcaTTGAATGTGTTTTTGCAAAACTTCCTTTCAAATGATAACAGTTCTGCAATCTATTTATAATTCTAAATACAATGGATTTACATCATTTTTAAATAATCTACCTATAATAAGAACTACTACCAAGTTCTAAATAGTTTTGGAAGGTTTAATAATCCAATATGAAAATATTACTTGGCTAGAAAACTAAAGAAGTTACAAAAGCTGTAATTAAACTAATTAACTGAATTCCTGCATAATGTgcattaaattttgaaattgttttgaaaaaaaattattaacatattATTAGTTTCCaatatttcttctaaaaaaaaaattttctcaaatattTCATCAACTTTCATTATAAAAGATTGTAATATTTAGTGTTCTTTTTAGagataaaatagaaagacaagAAGAGTGATGTAGTGATTTAATCATACTATATGTGtttacaaatttgaaaattgaaagatatatagatagatatattTCATGACTATTTAAGAATGCAAATATTGTTTTGAGcaaaaatatcatatttcaaaaaaattgttcctcatttaaattttagaaaaatgacGTCGAATTTCATTATACTTAAATAATTAGTGAAacacttaaaataattaatataaaaaaataaatgtatttatctTTATCctattactaattttttaattacatataaaataaatatggcAACTACAATGTTAGTTCCACACACAACTACAATTACATGTTACTGAAAGAAGTTAGGaaatctaaattattaaaattaattttagtaaattaaaaaatattgttgaggtacaaatttttaGACCTTAATTTCATTAGCCCACTCACAAAAATACCCACACaagcccataaattattttgagcCCACAAAAATATCTTCCCCATATTACTCAAATATTCTCCATATTATTGGGCTCCCACAAATATTTCCTATATAAAACCCCACAAATTACCTTGGGTCATCTGACAAATATTACCCATTATATCCCACATATTATCCAACTTGGGTTTCCCACAAAAAATACTCACCATGTTACTACCAAAATTGGGCCACAAAATTATGATATCtccacaaaaaacccaaaatcattcAACTTGTGGGCAAAGTCCAAAGGCCCAACAAAACATTCTTACAAAGCCCACTACGATGCGGCATCTCTAAAGCCCGCTATAATGCGGCATCTCTAGAACCTATTACGATATGACaatgttttacaaaattttacaaaacccaaatgctAATTTGACATCTATtttcataaagcccaaatgttaATTTGACACTTATTTTACAATGCCCAAGCATTAATATTTGGGACCTATTTTACAATGCCCAAATAttaatttggcactattttacaaagcccaaatgctaatttGACATCTAATTTCATAAAGGCCCAAATGTTAATTTGACACTTACTTTACAAAGCCCAAGCATGAATATTTGAGACCTATTTTACAATGcccaaatattaatttgacACTATTCTACAAAACCCAAGTATTAATTTGGCAACTATTTCATAAAAcccaaatgctattttggcatatatttacaaaatcaaGTATTATTTCAACACTTGCTTTACATATACTAAGTCCCTgactcatgggaaatataaattactcatctctcaaaaatatttctttagcAAAATTTATGGGAACTATACCTATTTTTCCATAATCAACTAACTATAAAAGCCCATGAATATTACCCATGGCAAAACTCTTCATTTTGTAGTGATAACCAAGCCTAGAGGAGTTCAACTACAAAGCCTAGCTCAGCCGGCCCAGCCCACACACAAATCCCAGCAACTGGAGGTCACGTGAGCTAACCAGCCAAATTTCAGCAACTACTGAACAGCTGGAGCCCCTTTCCATCAGGTCCCAACTTGTCCAATCAGATCAGAAGAGGACATGTGTCCCTCAAGGGTTGAACCATTCCTTCATAAGCTGAAATCCCATAATTTCTCATGTGACATAAAGCTAAGAGGAATGTGATAGAAAGCTGGAAAGTTTCAGCCAGctgtctcttctttcttctccaatCCAGCCGGTCAAAAACCAAGAGTAGCCATGACCAGACCATTAAAGCCCCTGAAACAACATGAAAACAGctcattttcatactaaaaatgtgtattttccagttcatggaccaagcacatgaacctcaaatggggaaacttagggaaatgtggtttggaaGGCACCAAGGGGATCCCAGTAAAGTTTCTAGCAAGGGCTCTAAGGTTGACACTTGGCTTAGGGTGATTTAATTTGCCTTAGGGAGCTCTGATTCTAGTTGCAGCATAAccaagatcattagcctaaAGCATGCTCTAATCCTAATAGCCAAGGCCAAACAACATTCAATATTAAGTCAGAATCCCAACTGTTATTACCCAAAACAGCAACAATCTTCTAAAAGTTGAGCTTACCACTATTAGCTAAAATTCCAAGAATGATTCTCTAAGGGTTTTCTGAGGATTGGGAAAGATTTAGGAGAGATTATTTGCTAATCACCCCCTAAAAACCCAGATATAAATGGAACTCTCCATTAATGCTGAACCAACACACTAAGGAGACCAAGATACACTAAGACATACACAAGGGAAGACTTTTCCTTGACCTCTCTGTTTAAGCCTCCTCTAAGCTCATAACCATGATCATTAGCCTAAAGCATGCCCTAATCCTATCAGCCAAGGCCAAATAGCATTCAATATTAAGTCAGAATCCCAACTGTTATTACCCAAAATAGCAACAATCTTCTAAAAGTTGAGCTTACCACTATTAGCTAAAATTCTAAGAACGATTCTCTAAGGATTTTCTGAGGATTGGGAAAGATTTAGCAGAGATTATTTGCTAATCACCCCCTAAAAATCCAGATATAAATGGAACTCTCCATTAATGCTGAACCAACACACTAAGGAGACCAAGATACACTAACACATACACAAGGGAAAACTTTTCCTTAACCTCTCTGTTTAAACCTTCTCCAAGCTCTGAAAAAGTTGTTGAGTTCTTAATTTCAAGCCTAGAAACTAAGTTCTCCCAGCTCCTAACTCACAAACACTCCTCATAACTTTACTCATAAATACTTACTTACCTCCAACAGAAAGCCCTAGCAGTTTTACTGTACACGTTCTCTCTCATTACTCATACGACCTAAAATATCCATCATTATTCACTATATTAATGAGTATGTCATAGCACCATAATGATCTTGTTGCGCTAGCTaggatctctctctcccttcatctcacactaagtCTTCctcattatttattataatggaACCCacaatatttacttatttttttactattaatggttatgatgtaactgttattatataatttttcccTCATATTGTTGTATTAGAAGACTCTTCTCCAGAGCTAACGGATGATGAGTTTGAAATGTAGATAGTTCCTTTAGACTGTGAAATAACTAACAGCTGGAGATTTAtcatgttttgttttattttaccGCTAGGCTATTTTCTGTAGAAACACCTTATTGCTGGACTGTTTTCTGCAGAAATACTTTACTGCTAGGTTATTTTTTACAGTATGTTTTTTAATCGTGTTGATGTATCCGTTGTAAGGATTGTTCATGGGCCACTCTTGTTAGTCTCAATCTAAGCCCAAGGCATAAAATATAGTGAATTTCTTGGATTTtcaccgatagcctttgggTTGTGCATTAAGCCCATTGTTGAGTTTCAGTTTAGACCTCCAACCCAATATAAATCTTATTTGTCAGAAGGAAAACTTTTTCGCCCCcgacaaatattaaaattttcatggcCTATATATACTCCATTGACTAATTCAATGAACCAACACTttaatataaacacaaactttGTTGAGGTGGAagcctaaataaataaaatcttaatgaATGCACCGAATGGTCAAACATCATGCTCTCTTACATAAGATCTCTActgttatatataaaaatataatgcaaACCTAACTTCTTGACAGTTAATTTCTACAAAGCGGCTAATAAATCTAGTAAAATGATGTCGTATGATTGATAGTTTTATAAGTGACAATACATGATGCACCAACTTGACCAGAATGTTAAAGTTCAAAGGCttaatgaccaaaaaaaaaaaaaaaaggctagacTTGAAGTAAGAAAATGATAATTCACccaaactttgttttttttttttttttgactgaaagaggtagGATTGACCCAAACTTAAGAGGATCTAATTTGTATTTTGACCAAaagtaattacaaaattaaacttATGGTTTCAGCAAAAATGTAAATAGTATTGCTTTCCAAGGTTCATGTTAATtgtcctctcaaaaaaaaaaggttcatgtTAATTGCTCCAACATCTACCACCTGGATATGATCTAAGAAATTGTAAAATGGTTAATGTTGGGTTCTCAGGAATAGAATTAGATTTGAGAAAATGAATTTATAGCATctctagagaacaaaaataaagatcTTGTGAAAAATGGTACTTGGTTTGCATTTATCAATTGAATGATATATTAAAATGAGTTCAAACAATAAACTGAAAAGGAAATTGTATTTGTTCAGAGAGCTTTATAACGCTGCACTGTTAACTTTCATCCAAATACATAAatttaccccccaaaaaaataggGCATGACATATAGTGAGAAGGATGTCATTTTAATTACAACAATGCAGAACTGAAAACCATAAATAAGTctggccaaaaaagaaaaaaacataatcaagaAGATGCAAGTTTAATGATCATCAACAATTCCGGTGCAATTGGCCATTACACAAATGTAAACCATGCAAATCTTTGTATACCATACcaagaaaagaaacataaaacaaagggaaaaaaagaagggaagtTTTTTAACCCCTGATTTGAATCCATCCTATTGAACTCTTGGGGAATGAAGGATCTTCAATTTTACCTCGAAGACTTTCTCTTCAATTGCCCGCTCGATCTCTTGATGGACTCAATTCTCTGAAGCCTAATTTGCTCTCTGAATTTGGCAATGAACTCATCAGCCTTCTTATCCACATCAGGTCCTCCATAATTGACACTGCTTGAAGCAACTCTCTCATTGTTTGAACTTGCTCCATTGCTTGAACTTCCTCCATTGCTTGAACTTCCTCCAATACCAGTTTTgataaaactctctctaacaTCTTCATCCTCACTTTCTGTGTCTTCATCAGAAACCATGGTCACTGTGTCAACAAaatcttctttctcttcctcttcaaaCTCCATGAAAGTTGGCTTTGACATCACGGGTCCACTTTCACGGCTCAATTTCTCTGTCCTGAATGAAGTTTGATCAAATCCCATTGTCTTTCTGCCTGatttttccacaaaatttgGCTGAGCTTCCTTTGGCCATGTCTCCAAATTTCCATTCATTGCATCTTCTCCGAAATCTCCGACGTTCCACGCCCCCGCCATTGCTTCACCAGCTCTTGTTGCTCTGACTGACTTTCCCATTGACAAACCATCAACCTGGCTTCTAGGCATCGATTCCACCCCTGAATTCACTCTGCTCATCAATTTTTCACCTCTGTTTCCATTCAAGTCCTTTGGCACACTCGTGAAGCTTCGCCTTATATCCTTCTCCAATGAAAATTCTTCATTAACCGAACTAGAATACAGCTTCATCGAAGATGCTTTAGGAATCATTGGTGGGGGCggtggaggtggaggagggGGAGAAGACTTGTAaaagctcttcttcttcaccgaATCCTCTGCGTTCTTAGCTTGTGACTCTGTTGACATAGAAGGCGAAGGAGATAACTTCCTTGGCGAAGAAAGTGATGTTGAAGGAGACAGCTTTGCTGAAGAAGTACTGGAATTGGTTCGCGATGAGCGAGAGCTTTGGGACCTTGAAGACCGAGACTCAAGCCTATTAAATTCCGATTCGTCCATTGAAGGGGGCAGAGTATACAAGAGAGGACTATCAACTTCTTCTGTCATTTCCATTCTTCCAGACCTTGATCGCCATGGAATTGGTGAAGGAAGCACATCATTTTCCATCATTTCATCCTCCATGTCTACATGAGTTGAACCTCCAGATTCCCCGTTTCTACTTCTATTATTCGAATTGCCCGAAAACCTTTTCGAACTCAGTTTTGAATTAGACCTACTAATTGAACCTCCAGAGGAGCCACTAGATTCAAATTCATTACCAGATTCAACGACAACTGGGTCAGGCACACGTGATTTCAAGCTCCTAACAGGCAAAAGCAGTGGCTTTTCGCCGATTATTGAACTTGTACTTCTCTGTTCATCAAGAACAGAGTTCTCTTGAGCTACAACCACCATTGGATCATTCCTATAGTACTGACTACTCCATGTTTGAACCTTGTTCTCATCCGACCCAGATGGAATTTCGGCCTCATCATCAAAAACCGATGATACCTGAAGGAATCTAGACACATACGAATGCGCATTATCGAATTTGGAGTTGTTAAAATCTTTCTCTGTTTCGTCGTTTCGCCGGCTAAATAGCCCGTAAGAAACGGCTATACCGACAAAAACAAGGTGTAGAAGCTCCCAGCTTCTGGTGAATACAGTTTGGTTTATGAATTCAGGGGCTTGGGAAGGAAACAGAGGAAGAATGACTAAGAAAACTGTAACTATGAGTGCTTTGTATAGAAACTGTGAATAATACTTACttgggtttgtttggttttgctCTGTAACTAGCTTTTGGTGTTTGATCATGTTGTTAGGCTCTGTATCTGCCATTGAAGAACACATATAAAAGCTTTTGTTTTGGATGCTCTTTGTGTTAtataataaagaagaagaagaagaagatgaagaaggaggaggaggagactTAGGGGTTAAGGAAAAGCGAAGAAAGTGGGGGATCAAAGTTTTTGGGAGATGTGAGCAGATTTCAAGCTtagctttgctttgctttgcttttagCGGCTCTTTCAAATTACATTTATGGCCTTTCCTTTATGCTTAATTTGCCAAGgtgcttttcttttctcccattttctttttctctctttgggAGGAGTTTGTGGCTTTGTGCAAAACCTAAATGGTGAACAACCTGGACTACTAATCCCAACTAAGAATCTGAGATTCCTGTAAGATGTGACTAGAggcaaaaatttcaaacctcttgttttcacttttcataaCTTTTCATAACTAGTCTCATATTATTATGATTACACTTTCTCAAATGAACTTACACTTTATTATAACATAACGCAGGAGATTAGGAGAGATGATTAATAATAAGTCTGACTcttaagtttatttatttattttttttggaaaggcTATTTTGTGAACTCAAAAACCTACAACTTTCTTTTAATAGAAGAAGACGCTTGTTATCGCAACAAGATTTGACCTCTAAATTCACTTAACAAAATGATTCACTAAAAACATTTTCACCATGAAATAGAATTGCAAAATTGAAAGGATGTTGTTCGGAAAATGGCAAAATGCAAGAGAATCTAAATTGGGAATTTGGGACATCTTTGAAAATGCAAGGGGCAAATAGGTTGCGTGGATGTGGTCAGGATTCTTCTTTTGGGCTGCCTACGCTAGCTTTTTGTGGAGgttattaaaaattcaaaaaaaataaaaagaagagtattttcatattttacGACTTAGGAaggaaagcttttttttttttttttttttttttttttttttttttaattttatttatagttttctTATCACACTTCTTTCTCTGTTCTTCAATTCCCATTTAGATGCTCTTTAAGGGCCACGCAGTAGTGACATGGATTTgcttaatttaatatttttctttttacaattaATG
This region includes:
- the LOC126710635 gene encoding uncharacterized protein LOC126710635, producing MCSSMADTEPNNMIKHQKLVTEQNQTNPSKYYSQFLYKALIVTVFLVILPLFPSQAPEFINQTVFTRSWELLHLVFVGIAVSYGLFSRRNDETEKDFNNSKFDNAHSYVSRFLQVSSVFDDEAEIPSGSDENKVQTWSSQYYRNDPMVVVAQENSVLDEQRSTSSIIGEKPLLLPVRSLKSRVPDPVVVESGNEFESSGSSGGSISRSNSKLSSKRFSGNSNNRSRNGESGGSTHVDMEDEMMENDVLPSPIPWRSRSGRMEMTEEVDSPLLYTLPPSMDESEFNRLESRSSRSQSSRSSRTNSSTSSAKLSPSTSLSSPRKLSPSPSMSTESQAKNAEDSVKKKSFYKSSPPPPPPPPPPMIPKASSMKLYSSSVNEEFSLEKDIRRSFTSVPKDLNGNRGEKLMSRVNSGVESMPRSQVDGLSMGKSVRATRAGEAMAGAWNVGDFGEDAMNGNLETWPKEAQPNFVEKSGRKTMGFDQTSFRTEKLSRESGPVMSKPTFMEFEEEEKEDFVDTVTMVSDEDTESEDEDVRESFIKTGIGGSSSNGGSSSNGASSNNERVASSSVNYGGPDVDKKADEFIAKFREQIRLQRIESIKRSSGQLKRKSSR